One genomic region from Metallosphaera tengchongensis encodes:
- a CDS encoding NUDIX hydrolase: protein MSRPLVAVGSVIFRKDRVLLVRRAHPPNADKWAIPGGKVEFGETLREAVKRETLEETGLEVEPRVLMAIIEVFREGYHYVILDFISEEIGGNLRPSSDAKEVKFYSREELDQLDLTSTTREMLERFWQGERMPFMITEISK, encoded by the coding sequence ATGAGTAGACCGTTAGTTGCAGTCGGGTCTGTGATTTTCAGGAAAGATAGAGTCTTACTGGTCAGGAGGGCCCATCCTCCCAACGCAGATAAATGGGCTATACCCGGTGGAAAGGTGGAATTTGGGGAGACGTTGCGAGAAGCAGTCAAGAGGGAAACTTTGGAGGAGACGGGACTAGAGGTTGAACCTAGGGTCCTCATGGCTATTATAGAAGTCTTTAGGGAGGGTTACCATTACGTCATCTTAGACTTCATCAGCGAAGAAATAGGAGGAAACTTGAGACCCTCCTCTGACGCTAAGGAGGTCAAGTTCTACAGTAGGGAGGAGTTAGATCAGCTGGACTTGACTTCCACGACAAGGGAGATGTTAGAGAGATTCTGGCAGGGGGAGAGGATGCCTTTCATGATCACTGAAATCTCCAAGTAG
- a CDS encoding ATP-binding protein — protein sequence MIDELYNGVKDRAGRARALAVTLGSAIGRISKYIPNKIDQENLYVNVVVDPNTYYSFDYLGRIGILLGTVDIRTLQFILLQVVGYERSDITSSLFNSNDLTPKMMEDEDPGTLIGNVILKCEMLTRLDPLTKGEALPADIIPEPQSPVIIPYPEMIERAMSINRGRLKFGFLEVSNSEAKVGIPPEELNFHALVIGTTGAGKTSFIKDVIASLLKTVDDEQIVVFDATGDYYHSFLPPDFSSETVRRGLEDFQKLNGPLEGVEENVIFPVTVQWVRRNLTERNEEEITKTYFDLYVRPLLEHIKKRGIETEIQISGRTISLETKGWKSKINVNPFYLSFKENVKIIHKLNPYFSEQASHFLKIMTSEIKDVINLEEFIETINEERFEKLQVHKSTRENILRGLYLLRETGLFDIRVPRTSLNDILSSSKFIVIDLYNQELDDFSQKILTYYFLDRIFSLRERKMRSGETNNRLLMVIDEAHRFFPSARGGEEDNNYVRRVAGKISTLMRLGRRRRIGFLFSTHNPNDLSDIIVQLANTKFVFRVSLEISENLGLTKTDAKILSWERNGVAYMISPWLRQGKLKIRIPVPPPLGHYDLSRT from the coding sequence TTGATCGATGAGCTTTATAACGGCGTAAAGGACAGGGCAGGAAGAGCCAGAGCGTTGGCCGTCACCCTGGGAAGTGCAATAGGTAGGATATCTAAGTATATTCCCAATAAAATAGACCAAGAGAACCTCTACGTAAACGTAGTCGTTGATCCCAATACCTACTACTCTTTCGACTATCTGGGAAGAATTGGTATACTTTTGGGGACGGTGGACATAAGAACTCTTCAGTTCATTCTCCTTCAGGTAGTAGGATATGAGAGGAGTGACATCACCTCCTCCCTTTTCAACTCCAACGATTTAACTCCTAAGATGATGGAGGATGAGGATCCTGGGACTCTAATTGGGAACGTCATACTGAAGTGCGAAATGCTAACTAGGTTAGATCCCCTAACAAAGGGAGAGGCACTGCCTGCTGATATTATCCCTGAACCACAATCCCCAGTAATAATCCCATACCCTGAAATGATTGAACGGGCAATGAGCATAAATAGGGGGAGACTTAAGTTCGGATTCCTTGAGGTATCCAACTCCGAGGCAAAAGTGGGAATTCCCCCTGAAGAACTGAACTTCCATGCCCTAGTTATAGGAACAACGGGTGCAGGCAAGACATCCTTCATTAAGGACGTTATAGCCTCTCTCTTAAAGACAGTTGATGACGAGCAAATTGTTGTCTTTGATGCGACAGGGGACTATTATCATTCCTTTCTTCCCCCAGACTTCTCCTCTGAGACTGTAAGAAGAGGACTAGAGGACTTTCAAAAGCTCAACGGCCCTCTGGAGGGAGTAGAGGAGAATGTAATTTTCCCAGTGACTGTTCAATGGGTAAGGCGAAACCTAACTGAGAGAAACGAAGAGGAGATTACCAAAACCTACTTCGACCTGTACGTGAGGCCTTTACTGGAACATATTAAAAAAAGAGGTATTGAGACAGAGATCCAGATCTCAGGGAGAACTATTTCACTGGAGACTAAAGGATGGAAATCAAAGATTAACGTGAACCCGTTCTATCTTTCCTTTAAGGAAAACGTAAAAATTATACACAAACTTAATCCATATTTCAGTGAACAGGCATCACACTTTCTGAAGATAATGACCTCAGAGATTAAGGACGTAATTAACCTGGAGGAGTTTATTGAGACAATTAACGAGGAGAGATTTGAAAAATTACAAGTACACAAGAGCACCAGGGAGAACATTCTTAGAGGGCTCTATCTCCTCAGGGAGACGGGGCTCTTTGACATCAGAGTTCCTAGAACCTCATTAAATGATATCCTTTCAAGTTCTAAATTTATAGTTATAGATTTATACAACCAAGAGCTGGACGACTTCTCCCAGAAAATATTAACGTACTATTTTCTGGATAGGATATTCTCGCTAAGAGAGAGGAAGATGAGGTCAGGAGAGACCAACAACAGACTTCTGATGGTTATAGATGAGGCACATAGGTTCTTCCCTTCCGCAAGAGGGGGAGAAGAGGACAACAACTATGTAAGGCGTGTGGCTGGAAAAATCTCTACGCTAATGAGATTGGGGAGGAGGAGAAGAATAGGCTTTCTATTCTCCACCCACAACCCGAACGACCTCAGTGACATAATAGTGCAACTAGCCAATACAAAGTTCGTATTTAGGGTCTCCCTGGAAATCTCAGAGAACCTTGGGCTGACTAAGACTGATGCTAAAATATTAAGCTGGGAAAGGAATGGTGTAGCATATATGATTTCTCCATGGTTAAGACAAGGAAAATTAAAGATAAGGATTCCAGTCCCTCCTCCACTAGGACATTACGACCTCTCCAGGACATAG
- the cysS gene encoding cysteine--tRNA ligase — MLRLFNTLGRRLEEFVPYYEDTVRMYVCGPTVYDEVHIGHGRTFVAFDAMTRYLRRKGYNVIRIQNITDIDDKIINKAKETGVTWEEVSELYSKSYLEMMTDLKVRIDLHPKVSTHIKEIIEFIEKLIEKGHAYLSNGSVYFDVNSYPKYGELSNTRMEAWGQEEEAVKEKRNPYDFALWKANKPGEPFWESPWGKGRPGWHIECSTMSTRYLGSKIDIHGGGMDLVFPHHENERAQTESLTGGTWVKYWLHVAFLTIRKEKMSKSKGNIVPLKEALGKYGPSVLRYWFLSSQYRTSVEYSEENLEQSSRALQRLKDSISILRKIIQEGPKYYAKDEDIRTQKQVVSLVSKFNESMDNDFDTANALSAIHELASVTFSKLQYSEDPLGALIALDGFRQFNEVFGVMDEEFSAETERIEKILDSVVEIRNILRKRQMYDLSDQIRDILLKNGVKLLDSKEGSTWRFQ; from the coding sequence ATGTTAAGGCTGTTCAATACTCTTGGGAGAAGGCTAGAGGAGTTCGTTCCTTATTACGAAGACACGGTGAGGATGTACGTTTGCGGTCCAACGGTATATGATGAAGTTCACATAGGCCACGGTAGGACGTTCGTAGCCTTTGACGCTATGACCAGATACTTGAGAAGGAAGGGGTATAACGTCATACGGATCCAGAATATAACAGATATTGACGATAAAATAATAAACAAGGCTAAGGAGACCGGAGTCACTTGGGAGGAAGTCTCTGAACTCTACTCCAAGAGTTACCTAGAGATGATGACTGACCTAAAGGTGAGGATAGACCTCCACCCTAAGGTATCAACTCATATCAAGGAGATAATAGAATTTATAGAAAAACTAATTGAAAAAGGTCACGCCTACCTTTCCAACGGAAGCGTTTACTTTGACGTGAATTCCTATCCTAAATACGGCGAACTATCCAACACAAGGATGGAGGCTTGGGGACAGGAAGAAGAGGCGGTAAAGGAGAAGAGAAACCCATATGACTTCGCCCTTTGGAAGGCTAATAAGCCGGGGGAACCTTTCTGGGAGTCCCCCTGGGGTAAAGGGAGACCAGGTTGGCACATTGAGTGCTCCACAATGTCAACGAGATACTTGGGGAGCAAGATCGATATCCACGGTGGAGGGATGGATCTAGTATTTCCTCATCACGAGAATGAAAGGGCCCAGACGGAGTCCTTAACTGGAGGTACCTGGGTAAAGTATTGGTTGCACGTAGCTTTCCTAACCATCAGGAAGGAGAAGATGTCTAAGTCCAAGGGAAACATAGTTCCACTAAAAGAGGCTCTCGGTAAGTATGGCCCTTCCGTGCTCCGTTACTGGTTCCTCTCCTCCCAATATAGAACCTCAGTTGAGTACAGCGAGGAGAATCTAGAGCAAAGCTCCAGAGCCCTCCAAAGACTCAAGGATTCCATTTCCATATTGAGGAAGATAATACAGGAAGGGCCGAAATATTATGCAAAGGACGAAGATATAAGGACTCAGAAACAGGTTGTTTCCTTGGTGTCAAAGTTCAATGAGTCCATGGATAACGACTTTGACACTGCCAATGCCTTATCTGCAATCCATGAGTTAGCATCTGTAACATTCTCCAAACTTCAATACAGCGAGGATCCTTTAGGTGCCCTAATAGCATTGGACGGATTTAGGCAATTTAACGAAGTATTTGGAGTCATGGATGAGGAGTTCTCTGCAGAGACGGAAAGGATAGAGAAAATATTGGACAGTGTAGTGGAAATAAGAAATATTCTGAGAAAAAGGCAAATGTACGATTTGTCTGACCAGATTAGAGATATCCTATTGAAAAACGGTGTCAAGCTCTTAGATTCCAAGGAGGGGTCTACTTGGAGATTTCAGTGA
- a CDS encoding DNA double-strand break repair nuclease NurA, whose translation MSMRGGLSKVFTETVAKYIVFQFNNPPLVTQAGDYDVHDEVFVQDPKGLIKVVDELSQLNEEVVAIDGSSRSFFFSQGVVSVSSVVAFSNTRGALLTFPSFGGMKGLDQDIPFISIATPFTNVDRIEDFVLPPSVSKFSTQQLNINDQNALETELRFSLETACIERLKDKQFVLIDGPLIPRFIYLNKKISQKLIERRKSTLNRNLVGIVKRVNRSSILVNAMRKDDNYFYSTYGINPHSFSSDEALLTHLARKIQRTPNRPFIVGPVIRKQEELEITSHYVVVPFHPFVEKFSILRIESISNSFLPETLLSIPMSFDGIPLPLALADKLAKEISSAVFSLLIQDLQQMGMQASFYSRLEGLGL comes from the coding sequence ATGAGCATGAGGGGTGGGCTATCGAAAGTATTTACTGAGACAGTTGCCAAGTACATAGTCTTCCAGTTCAATAACCCACCTCTCGTTACGCAGGCAGGGGACTATGATGTACATGACGAAGTATTTGTGCAAGATCCTAAGGGACTTATCAAGGTTGTTGATGAGCTTTCCCAGCTAAACGAGGAAGTAGTGGCAATAGACGGTAGCAGTAGGAGTTTCTTCTTTTCCCAAGGAGTAGTTTCGGTAAGCTCAGTCGTTGCTTTCTCTAACACTAGGGGTGCGTTGCTTACTTTCCCGTCATTTGGCGGAATGAAGGGACTGGATCAAGATATTCCTTTCATATCAATAGCTACACCTTTCACCAATGTCGATAGGATAGAAGATTTTGTCCTTCCTCCATCAGTTTCGAAATTTTCCACACAACAACTGAATATTAACGACCAAAACGCACTCGAAACAGAGCTAAGGTTTTCCCTTGAGACTGCATGTATTGAGAGATTGAAGGACAAACAGTTCGTATTAATTGATGGCCCTCTTATTCCTAGATTTATCTATTTGAATAAAAAAATATCACAAAAACTGATAGAGAGAAGAAAAAGTACACTGAACCGTAATCTAGTCGGGATTGTGAAGAGGGTCAACAGATCCTCAATATTGGTCAACGCCATGAGGAAAGATGACAACTATTTTTACTCAACGTATGGGATCAATCCTCACTCTTTCTCTTCCGACGAGGCTCTGTTAACCCATCTAGCTAGGAAAATACAAAGGACTCCTAACAGACCTTTCATTGTCGGTCCAGTAATTAGAAAACAGGAGGAGCTGGAAATTACTTCCCATTATGTTGTCGTACCTTTTCATCCTTTTGTTGAGAAATTTTCAATACTACGTATAGAATCAATCTCGAACTCCTTCTTACCAGAGACTTTACTTTCCATTCCTATGTCCTTTGATGGGATTCCTTTACCATTGGCATTGGCTGATAAGCTGGCTAAGGAGATATCGTCAGCTGTATTTTCCCTGTTAATACAGGATTTACAACAGATGGGAATGCAAGCCAGTTTCTACAGCAGGCTGGAGGGTCTTGGACTTTGA
- a CDS encoding FAD-dependent oxidoreductase — MTETLVVLGGGAAGMSAASRARRLRPDIDIKVIEATSMVSHAPCGIPYFVEGLFDDENLFMTYTPLFFEKERKIEMFTNTTVREVDIGSRTVDVGNKRLEYDWLVISLGAVPKRIPEAEGKRVFYVHHPAHAVELRRDLWSLNKVAVIGGGILGVEMAEALVALGKKVVLIHRGRYVLNRMLDEDLGKVVTDAVSKDVDLRLGEDVEDIGEKSVKTDKGKYEVDGVVLALGVTPNVSLFKGKLNLGKSGAIETNEYMETSMKGVYAAGDVAETVNLVSAERVWMPFAPVANKMGFVAGSNVGGKRTTFPGTVGNMITKYRDIYIGKVGLNEAEAKKAGFKPISATIKSKTRARYYPGAKDIYVRLIADEESKRLLGGQIVGGEEVLGRLDAISVALMKRVTVEEMFFAEMGYLPAISVVWDPITVAARQLLKA, encoded by the coding sequence ATGACAGAAACTTTAGTGGTTTTAGGGGGAGGAGCTGCAGGGATGAGCGCGGCTTCTAGGGCAAGAAGACTAAGACCTGATATTGACATAAAGGTGATTGAGGCGACAAGTATGGTTAGCCACGCCCCCTGTGGAATACCTTATTTTGTGGAAGGTCTTTTCGACGACGAAAACCTATTCATGACCTACACCCCCTTATTCTTTGAGAAGGAAAGGAAGATAGAGATGTTTACTAATACTACAGTGAGAGAGGTAGATATTGGATCTAGAACTGTTGATGTTGGAAATAAGAGGCTTGAATATGATTGGCTCGTAATCTCTTTAGGGGCAGTTCCCAAAAGGATCCCTGAGGCTGAAGGCAAGAGGGTTTTCTACGTGCATCATCCGGCTCACGCTGTGGAACTGAGAAGGGATCTTTGGTCCTTAAATAAGGTAGCAGTAATTGGTGGAGGAATACTGGGAGTCGAGATGGCTGAAGCACTGGTAGCTTTAGGTAAGAAGGTAGTGCTGATACATAGGGGACGTTACGTGTTAAATAGAATGCTGGATGAGGACTTGGGGAAGGTAGTTACGGACGCTGTGAGTAAGGATGTAGATCTTAGGCTAGGAGAAGACGTGGAAGACATTGGAGAAAAAAGTGTAAAAACCGACAAGGGAAAATACGAAGTGGATGGAGTAGTTTTAGCCCTTGGCGTTACGCCCAACGTATCCCTCTTCAAAGGAAAATTGAACCTGGGAAAGTCAGGTGCAATCGAGACAAACGAATACATGGAGACCAGTATGAAAGGAGTTTACGCTGCAGGAGATGTGGCAGAAACGGTCAACCTAGTCTCTGCTGAGAGAGTGTGGATGCCCTTCGCTCCAGTGGCTAATAAGATGGGTTTCGTAGCTGGCAGCAACGTTGGTGGCAAGAGGACAACATTTCCAGGTACAGTGGGGAACATGATTACAAAGTACAGGGATATTTACATAGGTAAAGTGGGGCTTAACGAGGCTGAAGCAAAAAAGGCTGGTTTTAAACCGATCTCCGCTACCATTAAGAGCAAAACCAGAGCCAGGTATTATCCAGGAGCAAAGGACATATATGTCAGGTTAATAGCAGACGAGGAAAGCAAAAGACTCCTCGGAGGACAGATAGTGGGTGGTGAGGAGGTCTTAGGCAGACTAGACGCCATATCAGTCGCGTTGATGAAGAGGGTTACAGTCGAGGAGATGTTCTTCGCGGAGATGGGTTACCTCCCTGCTATATCTGTCGTGTGGGATCCAATTACCGTCGCAGCCCGACAGCTGCTGAAAGCGTGA